The window CGACGACGGCGCGGGGTGTGCCATCATCACCGCTGCCGCGCTTGCGGCGCAAAAGGACGGGCAGCCGCTGCGCACGATCCGCGTGCTGTGGTCGGGCAATGAAGAGATGGGGCTGACCGGCGGTGGCGGCGATGCCTACCTCAAGGCCCACGGCGCAGAGCCGCACGCGGTGGCGATGGAGAGCGATTTCGGCGCCGATCACGTCTGGGCGCTCAAGACCACGTTCGCGCCGCAGAACGCCCCGCTGGTGAAGAAGATCGAGGCCGCGCTGTGGCCGATGGGCATCGTGCCCCATCCGGGCCGCGCAGGGGGTGGCGAGGACGTGGGGCCGATCATCGCGGCGAACCGGCTGGCGGTGGTCGATCTGGCGCAGGACGGCACCCGCTATTTCGACATCCACCACACGCCCGACGACACGCTCGACAAGATCGACCCCGCCCAGTTGCAGCAGAACGTCGATGCCTGGGGCACCGTGCTCAAGGTCATCGCGAATGAACCGGGACCGATCGCGACGGTTGCGCCTGCTCCTGAAGGCGGGGACTGACAGCGCCCGGCGGATCGCCGCGATCAGTCGGTAGCCGAGATCCGCTCGGCCATCGCCAGCAGCGCCTGCGCTTCTTCGAGGTGCAGGCGCTCCACCATCTGCCCGTCGATATCGACCGCGCCCTTGCCTGCATTCTCGGGCAGGGCGAAAGCGGCGAGGATGGCCTGTGCTTGCGCGATGCGCTCGGGCGAGGGGCCGAACACGGCATTGGCAGGGGCGATCTGCGCGGGGTGGATCAGGCTCTTGCCGTCGAAGCCGAACATCCGCCCCTGCCGGGCTTCGGCCTCGAAGGCGTCGAGGTCGCGGAAGTCGTTGCAGACCGCATCCAGCACGGCGAGGCCATGCGCGCGGGCAGCCGCGACCGTCAGCGAGAAAAACGGCAGGAACGGCGTGCGGCAGGGCGTGCGCTCGGCGCGCATTTCCTTGGCGAGATCGTTGGTGCCGACCACGAAGGCACCGAGGCGCGACGTGGCGGCGCTGGCCGCGATTTCCCGCAGCGAGAGCATGGCGGTGCAGGTCTCGATCATCGCCCACAGCGCAAGGCCCTGATGCGCGCCGGTGAGGTGCGCGTTGAAGCGGGCGACATCCTCGGCACTGTCCACCTTGGGGGCGAGCACGGCATCGACACCGGTCTGCGAAAGCGCTGCCAGATCGTCCGCGCCCCATGCCGTGTCGAGGGCATTGACCCGCACCACCAGTTCCCGCGTGCCGAAACCGCCTGCGTTGACCGCTTCGACTGCCGCTGCGCGTGCAGCGGCCTTGGCATCGGGCGCCACGGCATCCTCCAGATCGAGGATCACCACGTCGCAGGGCAGGCTGCGGGCCTTCTCGATGGCGCGCGGGTTAGAGGCCGGCATGAACAGGGCGCTGCGACGGGGACGGGGACGGTTCGGGTTAATCATGGCGGGCCTTGTGGAACGAGGCTGGCGGTGCGGTCAACCGCTCTGGCCGACAGGCAGCGCGCGCCGCCAACGCCCCGCTGCTGCAGGGGCTGCGGCAGGGCTTGCTAAGTCCCCCACTCGCGCGTAAGAGCGCGCCTTTCCGGACGACGCGTTTCGCGCGTCCTGTCGCCGTGTGCCTCGGGCACGGAAGGCAGGAGGCGCAGGGGCGCATCGCCGATCGACCGCTGGTTTCAGGAGAAGTCCGTCATGCGTGCCGAAGGGCAGGCCCATATCGACCGCATCGAGAAGGCATTGGCCCTCGTTCGCAAGTTCCTCGACTGGGACCGCGCGCTGCGCCGGTTCGACGAGCTGAACGCGCGCGTCGAGGACCCCACTCTCTGGGACAAGCCCAAGGAGGCCGAGGCGGTCATGAAGGAGCGCCGTCGTCTGGAGGCGTCCATCGGCGCCGTGAAGTCGATCAGCGCCGAAATGAACGACGCGGTCGAGTTCGTCGAACTGGGTGAGATGGAAGGCGACGAGGATACGATCCTCGAAGGCCTTGCGGCGCTCAAGGCACTGGCCGAACGCGCCGATCAGGACAAGGTGACGGCACTGCTTTCGGGCGAGGCCGACGGCAACGATACCTATCTCGAAGTTCACGCAGGCGCCGGCGGCACCGAAAGCCAGGATTGGGCCGAGATGCTCCAGCGCATGTACACGCGCTGGGCCGAGCGTCATGGCTACAAGGTCGAGCTGGTCGATTATCACGCCGGTGAAGCCGCGGGCATCAAGAGCTGCACGCTGTTGATCAAGGGCGAGAACGCCTATGGCTATGCCAAGACCGAGAGCGGCGTTCACCGTCTGGTCCGCATCAGCCCCTATGACAGCTCGGCGCGTCGCCACACCAGCTTCTCGTCGGTCTGGGTCTACCCGGTGATCGACGACAGTTTCGAGATCGAGATCAATCCGGCGGACCTGAAGATCGATACCTACCGCGCTTCGGGTGCGGGCGGTCAGCACGTCAACACCACCGATTCGGCGGTGCGCATCACCCACCAGCCCTCGGGCATCGTGGTGGCCAGCCAGATCGACCGTTCGCAGCACAAGAACCGCGAAATCGCCATGGGCATGCTCAAGGCGCGCATGTTCGAGGCCGAGATGCAGAAGCGTGAAGAGGCCGCCAGTGCCGAGCACGCCAACAAGAGCGATATCGGCTGGGGCCACCAGATCCGCTCCTACGTGCTTCAGCCGTATCAGCAGGTGAAGGACCTGCGTACGGGTGTCGTCTCCACCGCGCCGGGCGATGTGCTCGACGGGGCTCTCGATCCCTTCATGGCGGCGGCGCTCTCGCAGCGCGTGACCGGCGAGAAGGTCGAGGTCGAAGACGTCGACTGATCGCCGGGGCTGAACGCTTGCGCATGTCGCTTTCCCTGAATGCCGTAACGGCTGGCATGCTGGCGCATACGCCGCGTCGCTGCGAAGCCGTGCGCAGGGTTGCAATGGCGCGCGCGTTCGCCATCTCGGGCCTGTGGAACTGAGATCGACCATGGATGCGTCGCCTCTCTGGCGCCAGGCCGCGACGATCGCGCTGGGTCTGTCTGCGGGCGCGGTCCTTGCCGGCTGCCAGCAGCAGAACGAGGAGAAGCGGCGCCCCGCCGATGTGCGCGATTTTCCGGTTGCGGATCGCCCGGTCTCTTCCGTCAGCGACGATTTCTCCAGTGAGGTCAAGCGCGACAGCTTCCATGAAGCGACCACGGTGATGGACCTTGCCAGAATCGAGCCGGGGATGACCGTGGCCGATATCGGTGCGGGTGCCGGGTATTACACCGTGCGCCTTTCGCCGCGCGTCGGGCGCAAGGGGCGGGTCTTGGCCGAGGACATCGAGCCGGACGTGATCCGCGATCTGGGCCTGCGCATCGAGCGCGAGCGGCTGGAGAATGTCTCGATCCGCCTCGGCGCGCCCGAGGATCCGAAGCTGCCCGATAACAGCTTCGACCGCATTTTTCTTGTCCACATGTATCACGAAGTGACCGAGCCTTATGCCTTTGCATGGCATCTGCGCCCGGCGCTGCGCCCCGGCGGGCGCGTGATCGTGGTCGAAACCGACCGTGCCACCGACCGGCACGGTATTCCACCGGCCCTGCTTTTCTGCGAAATGGGCTCGGTGGGCTTTCGTTTGACCGAATTTGTCCGTAAGCCGGAACTGCAGGGTTACTATGCGCAGTTCGAGGTCGCAGGACCGCGGCCGGAACCGTCGCAGATCAAGCCATGCCGATTGTCTGGCACGGCGCAGGCGGTAACGAGCTGAGCGCACAGCCAGGGAAGACAGAGATTACTATGGGTTTCAAGGGTCTCAAGCCGATCGTCTATGGTGGACGCGAGGTCTGGCCGCTCGTCGAGGGCGGTAAGGGCGTTGCCGCGACCAACCACATGAGCTCGGGCGCATGGGCCGCAGCCGGTGGCATCGGCACTGTCAGTGCGGTCAACGCCGACAGCTATGATGCCGAAGGCAAGATCGTCCCGCAGGTCTACAAGGAACTGACCCGCAAGGCGCGCCATGAAGAGCTGATTCGCTACGGCATCGACGGTGCGGTCGAGCAGGTCCGCCGGGCCTACGAGATCTCCAACGGTCAGGGCGCGATCAACATCAACGTCCTGTGGGAAATGGGCGGCGCGCAGCCGATCCTCGAAGGCGTGCTGGAGCAGACGCAGGGCATGGTCACGGGTGTGACCTGCGGTGCGGGCATGCCCTATCGCCTGTCCGAGATCGCGGCGCGCTTCAACGTGCATTACCTGCCGATCGTCAGCTCGGCCCGCGCTTTCCGCGCGCTGTGGAAGCGCGCCTACAGCAAGGTGCCGCACCTGCTGGGCGCGGTGGTCTACGAAGACCCGTGGCTGGCCGGTGGCCATAACGGCCTGTCGAACGCCGAAGATCCGCTCAAGCCCGAGAATCCCTATCCGCGCGTCAAGGCGCTGCGCGATACGATGCGGGCCGAGGGTATCTCGGACGACGTGCCGATCGTGATGGCGGGCGGCGTGTGGTTCCTGCGAGACTGGGACGACTGGATCGAGAACCCCGAGCTTGGCTCGATCGCCTTCCAGTACGGCACGCGCCCGCTGCTGACGCACGAGAGCCCGATCCCGCAGCCGTGGAAGGATCACCTGCGCACGCTGGAGCCGGGCGATGTCCTGCTCCACCGCTTCTCGCCGACCGGGTTCTATTCCTCGGCGGTGCGCAACCCGTTCCTGCGCAGCCTCGAAGCGCGCTCGGACCGGCAGATTCCCTATTCCAAGGTCGAGGCGGGCGATCATACCGTGCGCCTGGACGTGGGTGTGAAGGGCAAGAACTTCTGGGTGACGCCGGGCGACCTTGATCGTGCGCGTTCGTGGTCCGCTCAAGGCTTCACCGATGGTCTGCGCACGCCCGACGACACGATCATCTTCGTCGGCCCCGAAGAGCGCAACATGATCCGTCAGGATCAGGCCGACTGCATGGGCTGTCTGTCGCACTGCGGGTTCTCGTCGTGGAAGGACCATGACGACTACACCACAGGCCGCCTCGCCGATCCGCGCAGCTTCTGCATCCAGAAGACGCTTCAGGACATCGCCCACGGCGGCCCGATCGACGACAACCTGATGTTCGCAGGGCACGCGGCCTACATGTTCAAGAAGGACCCGTTCTATTCCAACGGCTTCACGCCGACGGTCAAGGAACTGGTCGATCGCATCCTGACCGGCGACTGAGCGCGCTGCCTTCAGAGCGGAACACAAGAAAGAGGCGGTCCGGTATCGGGCCGCCTCTTTTCGTTTGGGGCTCTTTTCGTTTCGGGGATGAGCGCTGTCAGCGCCGGGTGTGAACGGAAGGGTCCAGCCCCTGCAATTCGGCGTCTTCGCTCACGCGCATGGGGAAGATGACGGAGATCATCACCGCGAGGATCACGCTCATCACCAGCGACCAGACGGTGATGACAAGGATGCCGATCCCTTGCGCGGCGAGTTGCGCGACAAGGCTCATCCCGGCGCGATAGCCGGTGCCGCCAAGCGTCGGGTTCAGAAACGGCGCGAGCAGCAGAGCACCCGCCGCCCCGGCCACGGCATTGCCCGCAAAGACGCCGAGCCGGTCGTCGATCGGTGAGCGGGCGAGGGCGCGGTCGGCAAAGCGGGCGAGCACCGTCGCGATCACGCCGATGGCGATGGCGCCGCCGGGTGACACGTATCCGGCCGGTGCCGAAAGCGCGGCGGAGGCGGCGATCACTGCGCGGGCAAGGTCCTGCGCCGTCAAGGGCTCGCGTCGGAGGCAACCGATCAGCAGCCACGCCAGTGTTCCTGCGGCAACGCCCGCGTAGGCGGCGATTATGGCGGAGGAGCTATCGTCGTTGGCGCCCAGTGCCCATCCTGCGCTGATGCCGAGGAGGCCGAGCGAGGCCAGCATCGCGCCCAGCGGGGCCAGCAGGGCATATGGCGAAGGCGCAGACGGATGCGCGTGGTCGCGACCGCGCCCCAGCATGGCCGCGCAGACGAGGGCCGATACGCCTGCACTGGTCCGCAAGGTCAGTCCGCCAGCCCAGTCGAGCGTGCCGACCGAGGTGAAAAGCCATCCTCCGCCCCACAGCCAGTGCGCCGCTGGAGCGAGCACGGCGAGGCTCCAGAGCGTGCAGAAGGTGAAGGCCCAGCCGAGCCGCGCGCGACCTGCCCATGCTCCCGTCAGCAGCGCGGGGGCGCCAACGGCAATGGCGATCTGGAACAGCGCGAAGGCGCTTTCCGGAACGGTGGTGCCGCTGCGCACATTGCCGAGGTGCAGCAGCATCCAGGCATTGCCCGAGCCGATCCAGCCCGATGTTACCTGGCCGAAGGCTAGGGTATATCCGGCGATCACCCATGCCAGGCTCGCCGCCAGAGCGACCAGCAGCGGCTGGAGCGTGGCCGACAGGATGTTTGCCGCCCTGACCTGTCCGGCATAGGCGAGCGCGATGCCGGGGACGACGAGCAGTGCCAGTAGTGCGCAGACGATGACCAGTGCGCTATCGCCGCTGTCGGTGACAACGGCGGTGCCAGCGGAAAATGCCGCCTGCGCGCTCGCGGGGCGGGCAGTGCGACGGTCAGGGCGGAGAAAAGCAATGTCGAATGAAACCCGCCGTATCTGAATGATCGAACCATTGCCTTGCCGCCCCGTCGTTACGTGTTCTGCACCCGCTGTCGGTTATGCGCGATATTGCGGTGCCGGTGAAACGGATAGCCGCAAACAGGTGAGGAAAGCGTGAAATACCTTTCATCCGGACGGGAACGGTGGTCTTGCTACCCGCTCGGGGCGGAGATTAAGAGGCGGCGATGATTCGATCCATCTTCTCCAAGACGATTCTCGTCGGGCTTGCACTCGTTGCCGCCGCCGGGACCGGCGCTGCGCATGCCGCCGATGACGGCAAGGTGCCCTACTGGGCGACCATCTCGGCAGACAAGGCCTTCCTGCGGGTGGGGCCGGGCAACACGTTCCGGATCAGCTGGGTCTATCGCCGCGTCGGCCTGCCGGTGAAGGTGATCCGCCGTGAAGGTCCCTGGCGTCTGATCGAGGACCCTTCGGGCACGCAAGGGTGGATGCGCGACCTGCTGCTTTCGCGCAAGCGCGGGGCGATCGTCATCGGTGACGGGCTGGCGGAGATGCGGACCGGTGAAGGCGGCGCAGGCGGGCTCGCCTGGAAGGTCGAGCCGGGCGTCACCGGAATGCTCGGTGACTGCAAGCAGGGCTGGTGTTCGTTTGATGCAGGCGGCCACAAGGGTTTCGCGCCCGAAGATCGCCTGTGGGGAACTGTCGCCCCCTGATGGGGCTTGCAGCGCTGGCCACATGAAAAAGCCCCGCAAAGTTTGCGGGCTTTTCCTTTTGTTGGGGCGTGAACCTCAGGCCAGTTCGAGGGCGACGGCTGTGGCCTCGCCACCCCCGATGCACAGGCTGGCGATGCCGCGCTTGAGGCCCTTTTCCTTGAGCGCGCCGATCAGCGTGACGAGGATGCGCGATCCCGAAGCGCCGATCGGATGGCCCAGCGCCGTGGCGCCGCCGTGGATGTTCACCTTGTCGCGCGGGATACCGAGATCCTGCATGGCGAACATCGCGACGCAGGCGAAAGCCTCGTTGACCTCGAACAGGTCGACATCGCCGACGTCCCAGCCGACCTTCTTGAGCAGCTTGGTGATCGCGCCGACCGGTGCTGTCGTGAACTTCTGCGGCTCGTGCGAGTGGGCTTCCACACCGATCACGGTGGCGACGGGCGTGTAGCCCTTGTCCGAGGCCACGCTGGCGCGGGTCAGGACGAGCGCGGCGGCGCCGTCCGAGATCGAGCTGGAGGTGGCTGCCGTGATCGTGCCGTCCTTGGCGAAGGCGGGGCGAAGGGTCGGGATCTTGTCCGGATTGCCCTTGCCGG of the Novosphingobium sp. 9 genome contains:
- a CDS encoding class I SAM-dependent methyltransferase; the encoded protein is MDASPLWRQAATIALGLSAGAVLAGCQQQNEEKRRPADVRDFPVADRPVSSVSDDFSSEVKRDSFHEATTVMDLARIEPGMTVADIGAGAGYYTVRLSPRVGRKGRVLAEDIEPDVIRDLGLRIERERLENVSIRLGAPEDPKLPDNSFDRIFLVHMYHEVTEPYAFAWHLRPALRPGGRVIVVETDRATDRHGIPPALLFCEMGSVGFRLTEFVRKPELQGYYAQFEVAGPRPEPSQIKPCRLSGTAQAVTS
- a CDS encoding NAD(P)H-dependent flavin oxidoreductase, which encodes MGFKGLKPIVYGGREVWPLVEGGKGVAATNHMSSGAWAAAGGIGTVSAVNADSYDAEGKIVPQVYKELTRKARHEELIRYGIDGAVEQVRRAYEISNGQGAININVLWEMGGAQPILEGVLEQTQGMVTGVTCGAGMPYRLSEIAARFNVHYLPIVSSARAFRALWKRAYSKVPHLLGAVVYEDPWLAGGHNGLSNAEDPLKPENPYPRVKALRDTMRAEGISDDVPIVMAGGVWFLRDWDDWIENPELGSIAFQYGTRPLLTHESPIPQPWKDHLRTLEPGDVLLHRFSPTGFYSSAVRNPFLRSLEARSDRQIPYSKVEAGDHTVRLDVGVKGKNFWVTPGDLDRARSWSAQGFTDGLRTPDDTIIFVGPEERNMIRQDQADCMGCLSHCGFSSWKDHDDYTTGRLADPRSFCIQKTLQDIAHGGPIDDNLMFAGHAAYMFKKDPFYSNGFTPTVKELVDRILTGD
- a CDS encoding SH3 domain-containing protein gives rise to the protein MIRSIFSKTILVGLALVAAAGTGAAHAADDGKVPYWATISADKAFLRVGPGNTFRISWVYRRVGLPVKVIRREGPWRLIEDPSGTQGWMRDLLLSRKRGAIVIGDGLAEMRTGEGGAGGLAWKVEPGVTGMLGDCKQGWCSFDAGGHKGFAPEDRLWGTVAP
- a CDS encoding ammonium transporter; amino-acid sequence: MIQIRRVSFDIAFLRPDRRTARPASAQAAFSAGTAVVTDSGDSALVIVCALLALLVVPGIALAYAGQVRAANILSATLQPLLVALAASLAWVIAGYTLAFGQVTSGWIGSGNAWMLLHLGNVRSGTTVPESAFALFQIAIAVGAPALLTGAWAGRARLGWAFTFCTLWSLAVLAPAAHWLWGGGWLFTSVGTLDWAGGLTLRTSAGVSALVCAAMLGRGRDHAHPSAPSPYALLAPLGAMLASLGLLGISAGWALGANDDSSSAIIAAYAGVAAGTLAWLLIGCLRREPLTAQDLARAVIAASAALSAPAGYVSPGGAIAIGVIATVLARFADRALARSPIDDRLGVFAGNAVAGAAGALLLAPFLNPTLGGTGYRAGMSLVAQLAAQGIGILVITVWSLVMSVILAVMISVIFPMRVSEDAELQGLDPSVHTRR
- a CDS encoding HpcH/HpaI aldolase/citrate lyase family protein; amino-acid sequence: MINPNRPRPRRSALFMPASNPRAIEKARSLPCDVVILDLEDAVAPDAKAAARAAAVEAVNAGGFGTRELVVRVNALDTAWGADDLAALSQTGVDAVLAPKVDSAEDVARFNAHLTGAHQGLALWAMIETCTAMLSLREIAASAATSRLGAFVVGTNDLAKEMRAERTPCRTPFLPFFSLTVAAARAHGLAVLDAVCNDFRDLDAFEAEARQGRMFGFDGKSLIHPAQIAPANAVFGPSPERIAQAQAILAAFALPENAGKGAVDIDGQMVERLHLEEAQALLAMAERISATD
- the prfB gene encoding peptide chain release factor 2 is translated as MRAEGQAHIDRIEKALALVRKFLDWDRALRRFDELNARVEDPTLWDKPKEAEAVMKERRRLEASIGAVKSISAEMNDAVEFVELGEMEGDEDTILEGLAALKALAERADQDKVTALLSGEADGNDTYLEVHAGAGGTESQDWAEMLQRMYTRWAERHGYKVELVDYHAGEAAGIKSCTLLIKGENAYGYAKTESGVHRLVRISPYDSSARRHTSFSSVWVYPVIDDSFEIEINPADLKIDTYRASGAGGQHVNTTDSAVRITHQPSGIVVASQIDRSQHKNREIAMGMLKARMFEAEMQKREEAASAEHANKSDIGWGHQIRSYVLQPYQQVKDLRTGVVSTAPGDVLDGALDPFMAAALSQRVTGEKVEVEDVD